In Verrucomicrobiia bacterium, a genomic segment contains:
- a CDS encoding methyltransferase domain-containing protein encodes MNICRLCQRDTVAMLLDFGKQPLCNRFLRDHNQEEYTHPLAVGQCQGCGVIQLLDPPPANELRPRFDWITYREPEPHLDRVADMIAALPGITEKSTIWGVSYKDDTTLRRLESRGLKKTWRIDLKTDLGIDDPCAGGETIQAALAPAIRGIVSAHGRADIVIARHILEHAHDIASFLEALKGLLNPGGYLVIESPDCRRALEQCDYSTVWEEHVFYFTPQTFRDCFASRGFSLVAFESFPYALENSLVAIAQVDEKVKAPSTPTTEKAIGQAFRDSFADKHDRLGRFLRNHRQTRGKIAFLGAGHLSCVFINVFGLQDCVEFVADDNPHKQGLLMPGSRLPIYGSSALLEKDIKLCLLCLSPESEDKVIQSNQRFMEQGGKFASIFAGSKYALKV; translated from the coding sequence ATGAATATCTGTCGACTTTGCCAGCGGGACACCGTCGCCATGCTGCTCGATTTCGGAAAGCAGCCCTTATGCAATCGTTTCCTCCGCGACCACAACCAAGAGGAATACACCCACCCACTCGCCGTCGGCCAGTGCCAGGGCTGCGGCGTGATTCAACTCCTCGATCCCCCGCCCGCAAACGAACTGCGACCGCGCTTCGACTGGATCACCTATCGCGAGCCGGAACCGCATCTCGACCGCGTGGCGGACATGATCGCCGCGCTTCCGGGCATCACGGAAAAGTCGACGATCTGGGGGGTGAGCTACAAAGATGACACGACGCTGCGCCGTCTGGAGTCGCGGGGGCTGAAGAAGACGTGGCGCATCGACTTAAAAACCGATCTGGGCATCGATGATCCCTGCGCCGGTGGGGAGACGATTCAAGCCGCACTCGCTCCTGCCATCCGCGGCATTGTGAGCGCGCATGGCCGCGCGGACATTGTGATCGCGAGGCATATACTGGAGCACGCCCATGACATCGCGAGCTTCCTCGAGGCGTTGAAGGGATTGCTTAATCCCGGCGGCTATCTCGTGATCGAATCGCCGGATTGCCGGCGGGCCCTGGAGCAGTGTGACTACAGTACGGTATGGGAAGAACACGTCTTCTACTTCACGCCACAAACGTTCCGGGATTGCTTCGCCTCCCGGGGTTTCTCTCTCGTTGCGTTTGAGAGTTTTCCCTACGCCCTCGAGAACTCTCTGGTGGCCATCGCCCAAGTTGACGAGAAGGTCAAAGCCCCATCGACCCCAACTACCGAGAAAGCCATCGGTCAGGCATTTCGGGACAGTTTTGCGGACAAGCATGATCGCCTGGGCCGGTTTCTCCGCAACCACCGACAGACGCGAGGTAAGATCGCGTTCCTGGGCGCCGGTCATCTGAGTTGTGTTTTCATCAACGTATTCGGGCTGCAAGACTGTGTTGAATTTGTTGCCGATGACAATCCTCACAAGCAGGGCTTGCTCATGCCGGGATCGCGGCTTCCGATTTATGGGTCGAGCGCGCTGCTCGAAAAGGATATAAAACTGTGCCTGCTGTGCCTGAGCCCGGAGAGCGAAGACAAAGTGATCCAGAGCAACCAGCGTTTCATGGAACAGGGCGGAAAGTTTGCATCAATTTTCGCCGGCAGCAAGTACGCACTCAAGGTCTGA
- a CDS encoding class I SAM-dependent methyltransferase, with translation MAYVDFIMKVHKSTKRDYVARVNEADKAECAEVATRFDKDYWDGDRKYGYGGYKYDGRWRAVAEAMARHYQIKPGANILDVGCGKGFLLYEFTQVVPGAKVTGIDISSYGIEHAKEEVRPFLQVGTASKLPFADRSFDFVFTVNTLHNLYNYELFAALQEIERVGRGPKHIIIETYRNEREKANLLYWQLTCRAFLTPKEWEWLFQQTGYTGDYSYIVFE, from the coding sequence ATGGCATACGTCGATTTCATCATGAAGGTGCATAAGTCCACGAAGCGTGACTACGTCGCGCGCGTGAACGAAGCCGACAAGGCGGAATGCGCCGAGGTGGCCACCCGGTTTGACAAGGATTACTGGGACGGCGACCGCAAGTATGGTTATGGCGGGTATAAATACGACGGACGCTGGCGGGCTGTCGCAGAAGCCATGGCGCGTCATTACCAGATCAAGCCCGGTGCCAACATTCTCGATGTCGGTTGCGGCAAGGGATTCCTGCTGTACGAATTCACCCAGGTGGTGCCGGGAGCGAAAGTCACCGGGATCGACATTTCTTCGTATGGCATCGAGCACGCAAAGGAGGAGGTGCGGCCTTTTCTCCAGGTTGGCACCGCGAGCAAACTGCCGTTCGCCGATCGCTCCTTCGATTTCGTCTTCACGGTGAACACGCTCCACAATCTCTACAACTACGAACTGTTCGCGGCCCTTCAGGAAATCGAGCGCGTGGGACGCGGCCCCAAGCACATCATCATCGAGACCTATCGCAACGAACGTGAGAAGGCCAACCTGCTCTACTGGCAGCTCACCTGCCGCGCGTTCCTGACGCCCAAGGAATGGGAATGGCTGTTCCAACAGACGGGGTACACCGGCGATTACTCCTACATCGTCTTTGAGTGA
- a CDS encoding SDR family oxidoreductase, producing MKKQHSLIIGGTRGTGRALAKLFADNGHVVSVIGRRAPAESDKNLPNVRHWVADLLDKAQLEAALTEVLQTNGKLSSLAFLQRYRGQGDSWAGEIETSLTATKQIIERLTNEFDGGGAIVLVSSIIGQFVVSGQPVSYHVAKAGIDHMVRYYAVMLGPKGIRVNGVSPASIIKEESREFYLKNEKLLDHFKKIVPLGRIGTAEEVAQVIAFLCSPQASIVTGQNIVVDGGMTLQSHESLTRSLASL from the coding sequence ATGAAGAAACAGCATAGCCTTATTATCGGCGGGACGCGGGGCACTGGGCGCGCCCTCGCGAAACTATTCGCCGACAACGGCCATGTTGTCTCGGTCATCGGCCGACGAGCACCGGCGGAATCTGATAAGAACCTGCCGAATGTTCGTCATTGGGTGGCGGACCTGCTCGACAAGGCACAACTCGAAGCTGCGCTCACCGAAGTTCTCCAAACGAATGGCAAACTGAGCAGCCTCGCCTTCCTCCAGCGGTACCGCGGCCAGGGCGACAGTTGGGCCGGTGAGATTGAGACGTCCCTGACCGCGACCAAACAAATCATTGAGCGCCTCACAAATGAATTCGATGGTGGCGGTGCCATCGTGCTGGTCAGTTCAATCATTGGGCAGTTCGTTGTGTCCGGACAACCGGTCAGCTACCATGTCGCCAAGGCGGGTATTGATCACATGGTGCGGTATTACGCGGTTATGCTCGGGCCGAAAGGAATTCGCGTAAACGGGGTTTCGCCCGCGTCGATCATCAAGGAGGAATCGCGGGAATTCTACCTCAAGAACGAAAAGCTCCTCGACCATTTCAAGAAGATCGTCCCGCTCGGACGGATCGGCACCGCGGAAGAAGTTGCGCAGGTCATCGCGTTCCTCTGCAGCCCCCAGGCATCGATCGTGACCGGCCAGAACATTGTAGTAGATGGCGGCATGACCCTGCAATCCCATGAATCGTTGACCCGCAGCCTGGCGTCACTATGA
- a CDS encoding WbuC family cupin fold metalloprotein — translation MRFKELNSEVLVVNGPLAVVGRADIDLLKKRAAGNPRRRIRICAHQENDNRIHEMLIVLAGDCYIRPHKHFNKSESLHLIEGSASAVFFDDAGAVTEVVPLGDYSSGHPFYYRLDTPRFHSLLIRSDFLVFHETTNGPFNRADTAFAPWSPEETDLAGRQQFMKSLTEAVRNP, via the coding sequence ATGCGATTCAAGGAACTCAATAGTGAAGTCCTCGTCGTCAACGGGCCGCTGGCCGTGGTGGGCAGGGCGGACATCGATCTACTAAAAAAGAGGGCGGCCGGGAATCCACGCCGGCGAATCCGCATCTGCGCGCATCAAGAGAACGACAACCGAATTCATGAGATGCTGATTGTGCTCGCGGGGGATTGCTATATCCGGCCGCACAAACATTTCAACAAGAGCGAATCGCTCCACCTGATTGAGGGTTCGGCCAGCGCGGTGTTTTTCGATGATGCCGGTGCGGTTACGGAAGTCGTCCCGCTTGGCGACTATTCCTCAGGACATCCCTTCTACTACCGCCTGGATACCCCGCGATTTCACAGCCTGCTGATCCGCTCAGACTTCCTGGTGTTCCACGAAACAACCAATGGTCCATTCAACCGTGCCGACACCGCGTTTGCGCCGTGGTCGCCGGAAGAAACAGATCTTGCCGGTCGACAACAGTTCATGAAATCTTTGACGGAGGCCGTTCGGAACCCATGA